One Microbacterium esteraromaticum genomic window carries:
- a CDS encoding DEAD/DEAH box helicase, which produces MTADDIAPAPDAPEIAEERATTPGFEELGITGSLLKAIKDLGYETPSPIQAATIPTLLQGRDVVGMAQTGTGKTAAFALPVLERLEPGQKTPQALVLAPTRELALQVCEAFEAYSTKMKGVHVLPVYGGQGYGVQLSALRRGVDVVVGTPGRIMDHLAKGTLDLSDLKYLVLDEADEMLKMGFAEDVEQILAQTPEEKQVALFSATMPASIRRLAQQYLRDPEEITVKSKTATNTNITQRYLVVSYAQKVDALTRILEIENFDGMIIFVRTKNETETLAEKLRARGYSAAAINGDVPQVQRERSVNQLKDGKLDILVATDVAARGLDVERISHVVNFDIPTDTESYVHRIGRTGRAGRTGDAISFITPRERYLLKHIEKATRQVPAQMQLPTTEDVNTTRLARFDDAITSALEETRRIEAFRDIIAHYVRNHDVPEADVAAALAVVAQGETPLLLDPENDELSRAVERDNRPPRERADRGSRERRGRGDYAPYRIEVGRRHRVEPRQIVGALANEGGLGRDDFGAISIKPDFSIVELPVNMDPSVLDRLRDTRISGKLIEIRPDRGVPNRRAPRDRDDRGGRGYSRDDRGARSDRGGYPRDDRPARKPRHKG; this is translated from the coding sequence GTGACTGCCGACGACATCGCCCCCGCCCCCGACGCACCCGAGATCGCGGAGGAGCGAGCGACCACTCCCGGATTCGAGGAGCTGGGTATCACCGGCTCGCTGCTGAAGGCGATCAAGGACCTCGGGTACGAGACGCCATCGCCCATCCAGGCGGCGACCATTCCCACTCTGCTGCAGGGCCGCGACGTGGTCGGCATGGCGCAGACCGGCACGGGCAAGACCGCGGCTTTCGCGCTGCCGGTTCTCGAGCGGCTCGAGCCGGGACAGAAGACACCGCAGGCGCTCGTGCTCGCTCCCACGCGTGAGCTCGCGCTGCAGGTGTGCGAGGCGTTCGAGGCGTACTCGACGAAGATGAAGGGCGTGCACGTGCTGCCCGTCTACGGCGGCCAGGGCTATGGCGTGCAGCTCTCGGCCCTGCGCCGGGGCGTCGACGTGGTCGTGGGCACCCCTGGTCGCATCATGGACCACCTCGCCAAGGGCACTCTCGACCTCTCGGACCTGAAGTACCTGGTGCTCGACGAGGCCGACGAGATGCTGAAGATGGGCTTCGCGGAGGATGTCGAGCAGATCCTCGCACAGACTCCGGAAGAGAAGCAGGTCGCCCTGTTCTCGGCGACGATGCCGGCCAGCATCCGCCGGCTCGCGCAGCAGTATCTGCGCGATCCCGAGGAGATCACCGTCAAGTCGAAGACCGCCACGAACACGAACATCACCCAGCGCTACCTCGTCGTCTCGTACGCCCAGAAGGTGGATGCCCTGACCCGCATCCTCGAGATCGAGAACTTCGACGGGATGATCATCTTCGTCCGCACGAAGAACGAGACCGAGACGCTGGCGGAGAAGCTGCGCGCCCGCGGCTACTCGGCCGCGGCGATCAACGGTGACGTGCCGCAGGTGCAGCGAGAGCGCTCCGTCAACCAGCTCAAGGACGGCAAGCTCGACATCCTCGTCGCCACCGATGTCGCGGCCCGCGGTCTCGACGTCGAGCGCATAAGCCACGTCGTCAACTTCGACATCCCCACGGACACCGAGTCGTACGTGCACCGCATCGGCCGCACCGGCCGCGCCGGCCGCACCGGCGACGCGATCAGCTTCATAACGCCGCGTGAGCGCTACCTGCTCAAGCACATCGAGAAGGCGACGCGCCAGGTTCCGGCGCAGATGCAGCTGCCGACCACCGAGGATGTCAACACCACTCGTCTCGCTCGATTCGACGACGCGATCACCTCGGCGCTCGAAGAGACGCGTCGCATCGAGGCGTTCCGCGACATCATCGCCCACTACGTGCGCAACCACGACGTGCCCGAGGCCGATGTCGCCGCGGCACTGGCCGTGGTCGCGCAGGGCGAGACGCCCCTGCTGCTCGACCCCGAGAACGATGAGCTCTCGAGGGCGGTCGAGCGCGACAACCGCCCGCCTCGCGAGCGCGCCGATCGCGGCTCGCGTGAGCGCCGCGGACGAGGCGACTATGCGCCCTATCGCATCGAAGTCGGCCGTCGTCACCGCGTCGAACCCCGTCAGATCGTGGGGGCGCTCGCGAACGAGGGCGGCCTGGGCCGCGACGACTTCGGCGCCATCTCGATCAAGCCCGACTTCTCGATCGTCGAGCTGCCGGTGAACATGGACCCGTCAGTGCTCGACAGGCTGCGTGACACGCGCATCTCGGGGAAGCTCATCGAGATCCGCCCCGACCGCGGAGTGCCTAACCGTCGTGCGCCGCGCGACCGCGACGACCGCGGTGGCCGAGGATACTCGCGCGACGATCGCGGCGCACGCTCTGACCGCGGCGGCTACCCGCGCGACGACCGCCCGGCACGCAAGCCTCGTCACAAGGGCTGA